Part of the Kryptolebias marmoratus isolate JLee-2015 linkage group LG20, ASM164957v2, whole genome shotgun sequence genome, TCCTCCAGTTTCTCGGTCTGAGCACAGAGAGCGCGGTCGGTCTAAAGAGCTTTGCCACCTCCTGTCTCCCGACATGTCTCGATGCAACTCAGAGGAAAGAAGCTTGCAGCCCTCGCGATCCTCCAGCGCCGAGAGAGAACACCCGCAGGATAAACAGGTAGgttaagacaaaaacattaaaccactgacaggaacaggaagcagGACTGCTTCGCCTTATTGCGCTGCAGAGTTCTGCTGAGATAAGCTGCATCCTGGCTTGCACGTGTTATTTTGACACCAGTCAATGAAGCAGCTTTGCCAACCAGTTCTGATGGCAAAACGGGGGCCTGCTGGATATTAGAATCCCTAAGTTAATGGCTTATCTGTGTGTAATTCATCAAACCCGTAGAGCCGAGGTAGGCAAAATGTTTCAATGTCATAAAATTTATTATAGAGTATAAAACACATCATCATCAGAAgtagcttattttattttgccagCTGACTAAgcttttatgtataaaaaaaagtctgaaccATTTTCATACAGAGTGcaataaaaaacttttcaaTTTACCCTCATTCTCTTTATAGCTGAATCTTGAACTTGTAGGTAGCTTTGAAGAAAAGCATCTGCTAAATGACTAATGGGAAATGTTGCATGGGTAAATATAAAACCTACATGTTAGCAGTTATCCTGTACATGTTTATCAGTTGACATAGAAATTATAGTCCTCCTTTGTTGCTCTTTGACCATTTTTCTTCTCTATTaacctgaaaattaaaaacctttgatCAGCAGACACATGTTGTAATCAGAAGCTCATAAACAGAAACTAGGCAaactttgctgtgttttcatcCAGCAAGTGATTGGTTTTGTGTCgttgctgtttgtttctttaagggCAACAGTTCAGACAGCCCGGTACCCTCCACCTCAGAGTCCAGCACGCCCAGCGGCCGGCGACCTCTATCACAGACCCCGACCCGATCTCACCCTCACATCTCCTACTCGCCCCTCGTGTGTCGCACCCAAGCCTCCGCTGGGGAAGACGAGGATGAGCAGGGCAGTCCGGACACCGTGAGGCGAGGCAAGCCCAAAAGGGACACCCAAGAAGGGGCTGCGGGTGAGAGGAGGAGCGAGGCTGCAAGGCACTCGTCCCCACCTCGACGCTACCCCTCCGAGCCTTTCCTGGCCTCACAGGAGGACGACCACAGCCCGGACGCTACCGGTCCCATGGAGACGTTGACCTTCGAGGCGGCTGTGGCCTGCAGCTTAGGGCGCGCAAACACCATTGGCTCGGCCCACCCGCGCTGGCGGACCGGGTGGCAGGTCCCCAACGGACACTTCCGGAAGCGTCTGGTGCAGACGACCTCGACGTCAGGCTGCGACCCTCTCAGCGACACAGAGGAGGACGACCGGTGCTAGGGACAGGAGCCGCTCTGCATCTGCATCCGGAGTGAAAGTTAATCTGACTCTTTTTGCATCTTCAAGGCTGTGAGCCCTCtggatgtttgatttttttaaaaaaatccaaactaacaAAGAAAGACTAATTCTTCCTGAAACTGTAGTTACCGATTCACACAGAACACTGACAATCAATAAGGTCTATTTCCTGACTTGTACTTGATGATACAGAGTAATAATGCATCTCAAGGAGTTGATgagtacagaaaataaatctaataaaaggACCAGATTGTGTCATTTATGTCAATAGGTATTTTGATttctgaaggtgttttttttaattgattcagTGTTGCTCTGAACAGTATTTTCTGTGGGGTGTGTGAATATGTAACTACGTTTTATTctaaattgttttgtaaatacatTGTGATCATCTCACCATTGCCATTTATTAAATCACCTTGATGCAACAAGCCATCCTGAAGAGGCAATCAGAAACTTTACCAGACaatgatataataataataataagtgacTCTTTATAATGCTGGATTTTTTTACACTATGAATGGATGGGCAGGGGGTTAACtgcctaattgttgtttattttattttattttattttttgtattaaacATAGTTTCTGAGATCTGGATACAGttataaaataacagaaaaaatgcTTTTGGGATTTTATTTGACATTGTCAAACCATGCCTCCACCAGACCTCGGACCTTTATAACTGCTTGactataaatttaaaaagtcctttatttttattagttttaaccctttaattaaaaaacgtATCCCCACAAACAAATCTTGCTCctttaaaactattttccactattttcacattttgtaatTGTGAATATTGTATGAACCACTGTGGACAAAGACTGCAGAAACATTCCAGAAACACCATGATGCATTTTGCTTCAAAATCCCCCATTGCTCTAAGACTTATGAATAATGTGCAGAGAAATTATGCTGTTTGtaacatttaaagaagaaaaaaaaaactacagtatCAGCTGGCAAGCTTAAAAGGTATTGGAATCCTTGGAAATATTCATGTtaaggttgtgttttgttttatttgcctgAAGTGGGCAAAATCTGTGAAATCCACTTAACCAAAAGATTTGTATTATACGTTCCAGGAATGCAaatattttgttggtttttatgtgTACAATAGCTGTATATACTAGTAAAGGTGTCCTCAAGTTGCCATCGTGTCTTTTTGTGattattgttggttttttttcattgagCCAAATAAAATGTACGAAACCTTGATTAATCATAAATGTTGCGATAATAATCCAGATATAGTGCAATTAGAGACCACTGTCTGTGTGTTGCAGATACTGGCTGAGGTGTATTATAATACTTCAACTGGAATCTTTAtgcaaaaacatcttttttctcACTGACATTCTAAAAATACGTAAAACTCAGGACTGCAGTTTACTTTATGGTGTAAGTCGGGGGTCTCAAGctgtggctctggggccacatgtgggTCATTAGTCCCTCTGCAGCGGCTCTCTGGAGCTTTGATCAAAACCAACAtgaaaattattaatattagaaTCTGCATTCAtattaggaaaacaaaatatggcAAGATATTCAGATAAcaccaaaaattaaaagtaataattgcCTTTGATAAAAATGCTGAATAAAATGTGGAGTAGATGAACATTTGTGCCTTTTGAGAGAACATTTCTCAAGACACAAtaaaatatccaacaaactggccttattttatttcatacttGTGTTAATTTTCTACAAATACAGAGGAGACTCACATTGGCCTGCATAGTTCACTGTTCAGATTCAATCAAAGGGAGTCTTCCtttgtttggtctttttctttgttctaaTGTGTGAAAATACCGATAATTATCAACAGTTCATCACGGATCTTCATTATTAATTAACATTTCTTGTAATTGGTTTATCTTTTATACTTATAATGTCACAAACTATAGTTTTTTATATGTagtatttatataacacttgctgagttgtgttttttttttttttttcaagcttcaGGTACATTTTGTGACTTTGGACAGTTTGTActcagtgggaaaaaaagcagaaatagctctttttttgttacagttgTGGTATTGAAGTGCATGAAAAGACCAATTACTAAAGAAGAAGTAAATGAATCAGCACTGTGGCTGTAAAATGAGGTAAATGAGAGCATAATATCAGGAAAGAAGTATGAAAATGGTCAGGTACAAGTAAAATCTTTCACTGAAAATAACATGTTATTAAAAGTGTCCAATATTTGCCAGCACAATACATCATGTTCACAAATAATgcagttcagtttaaaaacagcacaaatgcACCAACATAAGTtatgaaaacttaaaaatataagCATGGAATACCAGAAAACATTATATTCTGGGTCTTTGTGTATTATCTGGCTGTCATCGTGTAAAACTGCTCAGTCAAAGTTGCATTTCATGCAGGACTAATCAGAAATTTGTCTACCATTCAGGAGTATGTTTGAGTAAATATAAAGAGTGAACGCatgaaaatgtacaaatgtttCTGGCACAGATGGAATCCCATACAACAGAGTCACCCCAtatcatttaatttttactcAAATAGTTCAATGACTTCAGTGTAAGTGTGCTAGTTATTATTCTGattgaaatgtttcaaaagcaAGACTAAATAAGATATTTATGGCTTCATAAGCATGATAAATTTTACCATAAATGagtgtctatctatctatctatctatctatctatctatctatctatctatctatctatctatctatctactgtatatatacagtatatacacaTATAAGAACACATGTTGGAGAAAGGTGTGCTgaaactgaatgaaaaacaacacaacatttcaaaatattcataACTGTTTAAATCAAGCATTACAATAACATACATTAATACACATTAGAGAATTCAAACAATacagaaaaattaatttattaaaaagacttGGCTATTCACAAAACGgcctgctgtttatttattcttccaTGTATGTTCTACTCCTgtccagttggtggcggtattacACCTCtgacaaatgcagaaaaaacaccaaaagaagaagaagggggcGGAGAAGAAACGGGCTAGCAGGAATACAAATTGCTTAATGTTACTCACGAAGTTAAAAGGcgtaaatgttttttaactttggCACCCAGATAGCTCGTTGGGACATCCAAAGTTACCGAAGAAACATATGTTGCAtataaattgtaatttttacaaAGGAAGGACTGTCACTCATCGAGGAAATCGATGGAAAAGTAGCTAGCTGGGTTGCTAACCGCTGTTATTAAGGAGAGTTCTTTGTTGTCTTTCTCCAGGTCCGTGTAACAATAAAGAGAAGCTAGTGTGGTCATTGTCGGCGGAGCAGATTGTGTATATGAGTTGAACAATCATGCCACAAGTGTATTTGTTGGCACAAAGCTGAGTACTttaaacgaaaaaaaaaaatcatccgggaaatacaactaaaacaaaattagcaaCCGAGCACAAGTAGCAGCTGAGTTCTAATTTAAGCGTCGGCTGGAACAGGACTGGAGACGCTGAAATATGGGAAACTGTCTCAAGTCTCCGACATCAGACGACATCTCTCTGCTTCATGAGTCCCAGTCCGACAGGGCGAGTTTCGGTGACGGCACAGACCCAGACCTGGAGCCCCCTCCTCCGTACCAGGTGAAAAGATAAGCTAATTATTCAGCCAAGGAAAGTTTGTGGAGACCTCCACACAGCGAGCTGTTAATGTTGTATTTGGTTAAATGCTCTTTGCTTATGCTTctatttaattgttgtttttattcaagatgatgtcattttacttttaggtgGTTGTGAAAgctcatttatgtgttttttaatgtattctTTCATTCTTATAAATGAAAATGGGCACATTCACATGGACTGAAGTATTCATGTTGCTTAGTATGAAGTGactcttttaatttattaaaaataaaaatgctcatGTCATATGTTTTAATAAGTCAAAGTTCCTCAGGTTCCTTGATTCCAGTGAACTCAAATAATATATCCGCAGCGAAAGGTATTTTGATTGTTCCAAGTTCTTGTTtgaacagctgctgtgtttttccATTTGTCCACAAACAGTCTGACCTGTCAGACCACATTGTGTTGACAGAGTGCAATGATTGAAGTCGGGAAAACTGTTTTCTTGCTTCCTTTTCCGCCACCAGGAGCAGGCTCACATGCCCATGTACCACCCCACGCCCAGTCAGGCCCGTCTGGCCACCCAGCTGACAGAGGAGGAACAGATCCGCATAGCTCAGCGCATCGGCCTCATCCAGCACCTCCCCAAGGGCATTTATGATGGAGGAAAAGACGGCTCGGAGAAGAAGATCAGAGAGtaagccttttgttttatttcttttgatgGATTTAAACCAAGCAAGTTTGCAGAATAGCACATTCAGATGCTGTATTTTTGTGATGATGGCctgattttaagatttaaatgttGATGCTGACATGCTAATAGTAGCAAGGACTATAGGATGTGATCTTTAACCATTAAATACTTCCTAAGACAAATAAtggataaaataatttatattaggTCTTAGCTGAGCTATTTTACTTTCTCAATAAGATCTATTTGACAGTGTCAGTGTGTCCTTTGTTGCACTTCTTAATTTCTTCAGGTTAACAATTTTGTAAGTTAGAgttaagttcagtttttgttttctccataaATTTTCATTCTGATTAGAATCTCTATCGTTTCCTTGTCTTGACATATTTTTAGATGTCTTTAAGGGCtgtacaagtgcaagccatttaccatttaaagaaaagtttgaaaacgtATAAGTCAAGACTTTTTGACGTGGCTTTCTGTGAACTATATATGAACAATAATTAGCTTACCTGCAGGAGACAGGAGGCAGAGCGAGTTTAGTTTGGAAAATCAGACAAAAGTTCTCATGAGTCTCTCAAGCTAACAGCTTCTCAGAGAAGAGCCTattcaaaaaatgtatttcagcctttaaaacaactcacattccaaacaatttaaattttggGAAAGCttcttataaacttttacaccgcGTGAACTTTGTGTCCGATCAGTAATTACATAGATGTCTATAGTTACTAAAACATGGTATAATGGAACGTGGTTCATTGTACCAGTCTGTGTATCTCTGATGCAAAGGTAATACAGTGTAAAAATCCACAGCATTCACTTGCACAGCTCTATGGTTTCTGGGGTTTGAGTTGCTTTACATGTTGGAAAATTCCCCCCTAAATTAGCCCTCTGCTACTTCATGAAGATTTCTCGCTGATTCTACTAACTGAGATCGTTCTGTTTGCTGTCTGCTTCACGTACATATGTGTAACGTgaagcagacacaaaaaaatcaagatgttgCTTTTAAACAAGTAGGTGTAtataatgtttctttcttttttttagatgcgTGATCTGTATGCTGGACTTTGTTTACGGAGACCCCATTCGGTTCTTGCCATGTATGCACATCTATCACATGGACTGTATAGACAACTGGCTGATGAGATCCTTCACCTGCCCCTCCTGCATGGAGCCCGTGGATGCTGCCCTGCTGTCCACCTACGGACCAACCGATTTCTCCCCCGACTCCCCCGATGCTTAGATTAAACTCAGCCCTCTCCAGCACCCAAACCTAACATCTTCCCTCTTGTTGAGTGAGAGgagctaaaaaataataataataataatgtgtgtTGGTTATCTTGCACTTGGaaaatttcaaaaatatattCACCCAACGTTGGCCTTTCTTTTCCCTCCCAGATCTGATGCTAATTGAGCTGGTCTTAAGATCATCGGTTCCACGAGTCAGTCAGAAACGTTCCCCTTGCATGATTGTGTTTCtaggtgtttgttttgctgaggCAGTGTCCAGTGTTGCTGCAAATGAAGAGCAAgttggatttgtgtgtgtgggtctgagttagtgtgtgtgtgtgtgtttggggctAAATGGTAAATGAGCATTTTCACTCGAGCTGGTCTCGGTGGCATTTCTCCACGACTGACCCCAgtccaccaaaaaaaaaaattccagatGATtatcaaaactgttttaaatggaCAACTAATTTACCAAATTCCTGGCTCATATGTGAAGAGGTGTCGTTAGGCATCTGTTATGCCATTAAAACGTGGCTCTCctaaatcaaagtttaaatacCCATTTGTTCTTGTGATATTGATATTTACACTTTTGGCGAAGGAGAAACAGCATTACTGCTTCGCAAATGGGCTGGTATACAGAAAATATGCACAGTTTGCTACTAAGTTACACAATGTTTTGGACAGGCATTCAAGTTGTGAAGGGAACACGGTATGTGTTACATGAATGTTTT contains:
- the LOC108241706 gene encoding RING finger protein 11 yields the protein MGNCLKSPTSDDISLLHESQSDRASFGDGTDPDLEPPPPYQEQAHMPMYHPTPSQARLATQLTEEEQIRIAQRIGLIQHLPKGIYDGGKDGSEKKIRECVICMLDFVYGDPIRFLPCMHIYHMDCIDNWLMRSFTCPSCMEPVDAALLSTYGPTDFSPDSPDA